In Lachnospiraceae bacterium, the DNA window GATCTCTTCCGGGGCTACATCTTTAAATAAGGGTGCATTTTCCAACAATTTATGATCCATTTTCTCTCCTTTTGTTGTCAGAACAACATACATTTGCAGGTGATTGTAGTATATTCCTTGTATAATGTCAAGGAGGTATAGAAATGATACGCAGGATCGTTCATATTGATGAAGAAAAATGTAATGGCTGTGGACTTTGTGCCCAGGCCTGTCACGAAAGTGCCATTGGAATGGTAAATGGCAAGGCGAAATTATTAAGAGATGATTATTGTGATGGTTTAGGCGATTGCCTTCCAGCCTGTCCGGCGGGCGCCATTTCCTTTATAGAGAGAGAGGCAGCTGCATATGATGAGGCAGCTGTACTTGAAAATAAGAAGAAAAAAGCAGCAGCAGGCGCTCATCCGGCACCGGCAGGCGGATGTCCGGGAACCCGTATGCGTCAGATGAACCGTAAAAACCAGGAAGCAGACCAGGCAGAAGAAAGCGCATTAAGTGCAGCGCCGATTACTTCCCAGTTAAGCAACTGGCCGGTACAGATCAAGCTGGCACCGATCAAGGCACCATATTTTGATCAGGCAAAGCTGCTGATTGCAGCAGACTGTACTGCCTATGCCTATGGAAACTTCCATAAGGATTTTGTAAAAGGCAAAGTAACTCTCATCGGATGTCCTAAATTAGATGACTGCGATTACAGTGAAAAATTGACGGAGATCATTGCAGCAAATGATATCAAGAGCGTCACTTTAGTGCGCATGGAAGTTCCATGCTGCGGCGGTCTGGAGCAGGCGGCCATCAAAGCTTTAAAAAACAGCGGAAAGTTTATTCCGTGGCAGGTGGTGACCATTTCTATTGATGGTAAGATACTGGATTAACTGTCTCTCTGCCCGGTGGCTGGGAAAAAAATAAAAAGCAAAATGGATATCACTCCCCGCCCAGCAGGCGGGGAAAAGATCATAGCAGGAGTAAACAAAAATGGCATTTATTAAAAACATTGAACACGAAACCGTACTTCCATTAGCAGACCAGGTAACTGTGCAGCCAGGTCAGATCGTCAGCCGTACACTGGCCCAGAACAAAGCTGTAAGTATAACCTTATTTGCATTTGACAAAGGTGAAGAGATCAGCACCCATGATTCCACAGGCGATGCCATGGTACAGGTGTTAGAGGGAAAAGGCAAGTTTACAGTAGGCGGAAAAGAGCATTTCTGCTGCGTTGGTGACGTTCTTATTATGCCAGCAAAGGTTCCTCACGCTGTTTATGCGGAAGAAACCTTTAAAATGCTGTTGACCGTTGTATTTCCAACAGAGCAGGAGTAAAAATGGGACTTCAGGGAGAAAAAAAGCTGGAAGATATTCTTACAGGAGCTTTGATCGGACTTGCCAGGACCACATATAGTCATTTAAAGACAGAAAACACAGACAGGGTGGTAACATGCGCCCTGTCTGTCCTGGTAAGAGTGGATGCAGATGAAAAAGAGCTTGAGAAGCAGTTAGAACAGATAAGGGCTGAAAAACTGGCAGTTGCCCCAGGCTGCGCCACCTGCGTGGCAAAGTGCGGAAATACAGACGATTACGATATGGACCGCTTCTGGAACGGACCGGTCCAGGTACGCTCTCTTAAGATACGCCTGTTTTCAGGATTGAAAAAAACAGGACGGGATGTATTTAAAGTTATTGAAAATGGAAATGAAAAAGACAGCCGTTTCCAGGATATCATGGCTGCTGTTTACAAAGGACTTTTTATCCTGGCAGAGGACTGGGAACCGGAGCAAATACTCCCGGCTATAGAAGAAATGGATGCTGCAGAGATCACAGTAAAAGAACTGCTGTAAACAGTATCTGTAAAAGTAAGGCTTTAGAAAAGTTTTAGAAAAATTTGGCAAAAATGCCAGATAAGTATTAGCGGGAATCAACTTGAATCGCAAATGCAAATATGGTAAAGTATGATGTATAATTAAACCATGAGTGTAATTCCACCTGGGGATGGTACTTGAGATAAGAGGAGGAAAAAAAGATGCCAAAGCGCAGTAAAGAGAACGACAGCAGGAGAATGCTGAAGCATCTTTCCGCTATTTTAGAAAAAAGCGGTGTTATCATATTTGAATATCATGTAAAAACAGATACTTTGATACGTTACAATAAAGAGTTGGAAGTAGATGCAGAGATTCCGGAATACTGCGATTATCTCAGGGACAAAACACGGATATATCCAGATGACCGATGGAAAGCTATTGAATTTTACAGCGGACGTATCAAAGGCCCTATTGATATCAGGGAAGTAGATGATGATGGCGGTATTTCCAGAAAACGTCTTGAGACAGTTTCCATTTCAGAAGAAGGGGATGCAGGGGAATCAGACATTCTTTTTGGCATGGTCATTGATGTGACTGGGGAGTGGCACCAGGAAGAGCGTTTAGAACATGAACTGGTCCAGATGAAAGCGGCAGGGACACCGTGCAGCTGCTGCACTGGTTATCCGGAATATGACAAGGTTACAGGACTGCCTTCCTTCAACCGCTTCAGGGAAGAAATAGACAATGTGCTCACTGACGGAAAGGGAGAAGGCTATCT includes these proteins:
- a CDS encoding cupin domain-containing protein, whose translation is MAFIKNIEHETVLPLADQVTVQPGQIVSRTLAQNKAVSITLFAFDKGEEISTHDSTGDAMVQVLEGKGKFTVGGKEHFCCVGDVLIMPAKVPHAVYAEETFKMLLTVVFPTEQE
- a CDS encoding 4Fe-4S binding protein, which codes for MIRRIVHIDEEKCNGCGLCAQACHESAIGMVNGKAKLLRDDYCDGLGDCLPACPAGAISFIEREAAAYDEAAVLENKKKKAAAGAHPAPAGGCPGTRMRQMNRKNQEADQAEESALSAAPITSQLSNWPVQIKLAPIKAPYFDQAKLLIAADCTAYAYGNFHKDFVKGKVTLIGCPKLDDCDYSEKLTEIIAANDIKSVTLVRMEVPCCGGLEQAAIKALKNSGKFIPWQVVTISIDGKILD